Proteins found in one Paenibacillus borealis genomic segment:
- a CDS encoding SMI1/KNR4 family protein yields the protein MNAESLFEICYQKHPGASEPELTRFTEEWRKPLTHEEITEITGRQRNPFPVNDPLHAVYRPFDPALWTLPDMPLPAAYLNFLRYSNGGEFGTAERYVQLFGTDQLRSMMLAYEFPEYMPGGVPFAMDGSGHHYIWDMRTARDDGAYPILIAHSGNLGYEDAAWIAGSFQELCRGTVSAEDVLYNS from the coding sequence ATGAATGCAGAATCGTTGTTTGAGATTTGTTACCAGAAGCATCCGGGGGCTTCGGAGCCTGAACTGACGCGCTTCACAGAGGAATGGCGGAAGCCTTTGACGCATGAGGAAATCACGGAGATTACCGGACGGCAACGGAATCCCTTTCCGGTTAACGATCCGCTTCATGCCGTATACCGGCCGTTCGATCCTGCACTCTGGACCCTTCCGGACATGCCTCTGCCAGCGGCATATCTGAATTTCCTGCGTTACTCTAACGGCGGAGAATTCGGCACTGCTGAACGGTATGTCCAGTTGTTCGGCACGGACCAGTTACGCTCCATGATGCTGGCCTATGAATTCCCTGAATATATGCCGGGCGGGGTTCCCTTCGCCATGGACGGCAGCGGCCATCACTATATCTGGGATATGCGCACGGCCCGGGATGATGGTGCCTATCCCATCCTCATCGCCCATTCCGGTAATCTCGGTTATGAGGATGCGGCATGGATTGCCGGAAGCTTCCAAGAGCTATGCCGGGGAACCGTCTCGGCAGAAGATGTACTTTATAATTCTTGA
- a CDS encoding ABC transporter ATP-binding protein, translating into MLKLLKNLEPKEWFLFGISLMFIIAQVWLDLELPDYMSDITRLIQTPGSEMSEILTAGAWMLLCALGSLATSIVVAGIAARIAADLSARLRANLFDKVQSFSMEEISNFSTASLITRSTNDITQVQMLIVIGLQLLVKAPILAVWAILKITGKSWQWTLATGASVALLVLIVAVCITLVLPKFKKLQQLTDNLNRVSRENLNGLRVIRAYNAEKYQEEKFASANNELTSTNLFANNVMTTLMPSISLIMSGLSLSIYWIGAVIIQAADGTAKMGLFSDMIVFSSYAMQVVMAFMMLIMIFILLPRAQVSAKRINEVLETVPSLKNGSVTHFPVKREDELEFRGVSFKYPDAEDYVLENISFTAKQGETVAFIGSTGCGKSTLVNLIPRFYDATEGEVLVNGINVKEYDQQVLRNKMGYVSQKAVLFGGTVASNIAFGENGAGQVLSSDIVDAVYTSQSSEFVEKLEGNYEAHIAQGGSNLSGGQKQRLSIARAIARRPEILIFDDSFSALDYKTDRKLRSELKKDAHASTMLIVAQRIGTIKDADKIIVLEAGQIAGMGTHDELMQTCSVYQEIAYSQLTKEELA; encoded by the coding sequence ATGTTGAAATTACTGAAGAATCTGGAACCCAAAGAATGGTTCTTATTCGGCATCAGCCTCATGTTCATTATCGCGCAGGTCTGGCTGGACCTGGAGCTGCCTGACTACATGAGTGACATTACCCGGCTGATCCAGACCCCGGGCAGCGAAATGAGTGAGATCCTTACCGCCGGAGCCTGGATGCTGCTCTGTGCCCTGGGCAGTCTGGCGACTTCCATCGTCGTAGCAGGTATCGCTGCCAGAATCGCAGCCGATCTGTCCGCCAGATTACGCGCTAATTTGTTCGACAAGGTACAGTCCTTCTCCATGGAGGAGATCAGCAACTTCTCCACCGCCAGCCTGATTACCCGGTCCACGAATGATATTACGCAGGTGCAAATGCTGATTGTCATCGGCTTACAGCTGCTGGTCAAGGCTCCAATCCTTGCCGTATGGGCGATCCTCAAGATTACGGGTAAAAGCTGGCAGTGGACGCTGGCGACAGGTGCCTCTGTTGCTCTGCTGGTGCTGATTGTCGCCGTCTGCATCACTCTCGTTCTTCCTAAATTCAAGAAACTGCAGCAGTTAACCGACAATCTGAACCGTGTCTCCAGAGAGAATCTGAACGGTCTGCGGGTCATCCGGGCTTACAATGCCGAGAAATATCAGGAAGAGAAATTCGCTTCCGCCAACAACGAGCTAACCAGCACCAATTTGTTTGCCAACAATGTAATGACCACGCTGATGCCGAGTATTTCCCTGATTATGAGCGGACTCAGCCTCTCGATCTATTGGATCGGTGCTGTAATTATTCAAGCGGCCGACGGCACCGCCAAGATGGGCTTGTTCTCGGATATGATCGTCTTCTCATCGTACGCGATGCAGGTGGTTATGGCCTTCATGATGCTGATCATGATCTTCATTCTGCTGCCCCGCGCCCAGGTATCGGCCAAACGTATTAATGAAGTGCTGGAAACCGTGCCTAGCCTGAAGAACGGATCTGTCACTCATTTCCCTGTGAAGCGAGAAGATGAGCTTGAATTCAGAGGGGTCAGCTTCAAATATCCTGACGCAGAGGATTATGTGCTGGAGAATATCAGCTTCACGGCGAAGCAGGGGGAGACGGTTGCTTTTATCGGCTCAACAGGCTGCGGCAAGAGTACACTCGTTAATCTCATTCCCCGTTTCTATGATGCTACAGAAGGCGAAGTGCTCGTGAACGGCATCAATGTCAAAGAATACGACCAGCAGGTGCTGCGTAATAAAATGGGCTATGTCTCCCAGAAGGCGGTGCTGTTCGGCGGAACGGTGGCTTCTAATATTGCTTTTGGCGAGAATGGTGCCGGTCAGGTGCTCAGCTCCGATATTGTCGATGCGGTGTACACCTCCCAATCCTCTGAATTTGTAGAGAAGCTGGAGGGCAACTATGAGGCCCACATCGCCCAAGGCGGCTCCAATCTGTCCGGCGGACAGAAGCAGCGGCTCTCGATTGCCAGAGCGATTGCCCGGCGTCCGGAAATTCTGATCTTCGATGATTCATTCTCGGCGCTTGACTATAAGACGGACCGCAAGCTGCGCAGCGAGCTGAAGAAGGACGCTCATGCGTCCACGATGCTGATCGTTGCCCAGCGCATTGGTACGATTAAAGACGCCGACAAAATCATCGTGCTGGAAGCCGGACAAATCGCCGGTATGGGCACACATGATGAATTGATGCAAACCTGCAGCGTCTATCAGGAAATTGCTTACTCACAGCTGACCAAGGAGGAGCTTGCCTAA
- a CDS encoding ABC transporter ATP-binding protein — protein MKTKTKGQNTWSKLLRYCRKYVPVIVIALICAAAGTVLTLLGPDMLSEITDKITAGLAGGIDMDGIAAIGITLVVIYAISAVLSLSQGLIMSNITQKVSKKLRTDLAHKMNRLPISYYNKSATGDILSRVTNDVDTIGQAMNQSIGTVVTAVAMFIGSIIMMLRTNVIMTLTAIVATIIGFGLMAVIMKKSQKYFASQQEYLGKINGHVEEVYTGHNVVKAYNGEAQMRTTFQELNQGLKNSAFKAQFLSGLMPPLMGFIGNLGFVAVCVVGAVLALDGTISFGVIVAFIMYVRYFTQPLSQIAQAAQNLQSASAAGGRVFEFLEEAEMEDESRKENTLATAVGKVKFDQVKFAYENSENLVIKNFSTEVKPGQKVAIVGPTGAGKTTLVNLLIRFNELTGGEIYIDDTPISSLTRENIHDLFCMVLQDTWLFEGSIKENLIYNQQNITDEKLEEACKAVGLHRFIQSLTDGYDTVLNDKVNLSAGQKQQLTIARAMLKDAPMLILDEATSSVDTRTELLIQQAMDQLMEGRTSFVIAHRLSTIKNADVILVLKDGDILESGSHTELLAKNGFYAELYNSQFEQAS, from the coding sequence ATGAAAACCAAGACTAAGGGACAGAATACCTGGAGCAAGCTGCTCCGGTACTGCCGTAAATACGTTCCGGTGATCGTCATTGCGCTGATCTGCGCGGCGGCCGGAACTGTGCTCACGCTGCTGGGTCCGGATATGCTCTCCGAAATTACGGACAAAATCACAGCCGGTCTCGCGGGCGGGATCGATATGGACGGCATTGCTGCCATCGGCATCACCCTCGTCGTGATCTACGCCATCAGTGCGGTATTATCGCTCTCGCAGGGCCTGATCATGTCGAATATTACCCAGAAGGTCTCGAAGAAATTAAGAACCGATCTGGCTCATAAAATGAACCGGCTTCCGATCTCCTACTATAATAAATCGGCCACAGGGGATATCCTCTCCCGGGTAACGAATGATGTGGATACCATCGGGCAGGCGATGAATCAGAGTATCGGTACGGTCGTGACCGCCGTAGCCATGTTCATCGGTTCGATCATTATGATGCTGCGGACCAATGTAATTATGACCCTTACCGCGATCGTAGCAACAATCATCGGTTTCGGCCTGATGGCGGTTATTATGAAGAAATCGCAGAAGTATTTTGCCAGCCAGCAGGAGTATTTGGGCAAAATCAACGGTCATGTTGAGGAAGTCTATACCGGACATAATGTTGTAAAAGCCTATAACGGTGAAGCGCAGATGCGCACCACCTTCCAGGAATTGAATCAGGGGCTGAAGAACAGCGCGTTCAAAGCGCAATTCCTCTCCGGACTGATGCCGCCGCTAATGGGCTTTATCGGTAATCTCGGTTTCGTTGCCGTTTGTGTCGTTGGGGCTGTACTGGCCTTGGATGGAACTATTTCCTTCGGGGTTATCGTAGCCTTCATTATGTATGTACGTTACTTCACCCAGCCGTTATCCCAGATCGCCCAGGCCGCGCAGAACCTGCAATCGGCATCAGCCGCCGGCGGACGCGTGTTTGAATTCCTCGAAGAAGCAGAAATGGAAGACGAGAGCCGCAAAGAGAACACACTGGCAACTGCGGTAGGCAAAGTAAAATTTGACCAGGTGAAATTCGCTTATGAGAATTCCGAGAACCTGGTAATCAAGAACTTCTCGACAGAGGTGAAGCCGGGGCAAAAGGTGGCCATCGTCGGCCCGACCGGCGCAGGCAAAACCACGCTGGTCAATCTGCTCATCCGGTTCAACGAGCTGACCGGCGGAGAAATCTACATTGATGACACACCGATCAGCAGCCTGACGAGGGAGAACATCCACGATTTGTTCTGCATGGTGCTGCAGGATACCTGGCTGTTTGAAGGCTCGATCAAGGAGAACCTGATCTACAATCAGCAGAATATCACGGACGAGAAGCTTGAAGAAGCCTGCAAGGCCGTTGGCCTGCACCGCTTCATACAATCTTTAACGGACGGATATGATACCGTCCTGAACGATAAGGTCAACCTGTCCGCCGGCCAGAAGCAGCAGCTGACCATCGCCCGCGCGATGCTGAAGGATGCACCGATGCTCATTCTTGATGAAGCTACAAGCTCCGTGGATACCCGGACTGAGCTGCTGATCCAGCAGGCGATGGACCAGCTGATGGAGGGCAGAACCTCCTTCGTCATCGCCCACCGGTTGTCCACAATCAAGAATGCTGATGTGATTCTCGTCCTGAAGGACGGCGATATCCTGGAAAGCGGCAGCCATACAGAATTGCTCGCGAAGAACGGATTCTACGCCGAGCTGTACAACAGCCAGTTTGAGCAGGCCTCCTAA
- the ppdK gene encoding pyruvate, phosphate dikinase: MSAEQITEKQVYLFEEGNASMVKLLGGKGGNLAEMTALGLPIPPGFTITTDACKSYYKQGGRLTAELQSEIKGAIVALEKVKDCRFGDANQPLLVSVRSGSVTSMPGMMDTILNLGLNDETVAGLARQTASESFAYDCYCRLIAMYGQIVLGIPGFLFSRQLENLKLHSGRESDGEVSAGEWKQLTGAYKLLVKEHSGIDFPQDVDQQLNMAVKAVFRSWNNARAKVYRKLYSIPHDQGTAVNVQAMVFGNRGEDSGTGVLFTRNPSTGAKELYGEYLIHAQGEDVVAGIRTPRRLTELRENMPEVYDHLAALANGLEAHYRDMQDIEFTIENRTLYLLQTRSGKRTAQAAVKIAVDLYEDGMILKEEAVSRIDAGHLDQLLHRSISPLEELKPLAAGLPASPGGASGMIALDAETAEAWKRKGNQVMLVSTETSPEDIHGILAAEGVLTARGGMTSHAAVVARGMGKPCVCGCEELTIDADQRIIYLGENILKEGDILSIDGTSGRVYAGNVPLSDPEMTPELLKLLSLADEIRELKIYANADTPQDARISRELGAEGIGLCRTEHMFFSAARLPAVQSMILAESREERLSLLERILPMQQSDFEDMFMEMDGLPMTIRLLDPPLHEFLPNLEQLGEQLRRLQLAGGDSEEQKRLKRMIARIRSMQEKNPMLGLRGCRLGIQFPEIYDMQIEAVFRAAKLAVQRGIEVRPEIMIPLVGDPGELKELRMLVDKVASEVLGEAFKSITYGVGTMIEVPRAAVLAGRIAEHADFFSFGTNDLTQMTFGYSRDDAEGKFLNSYLDKNILSGNPFQILDQEGVGKLMEWAVARGREKKPFLQTGLCGEHGGDQSSIFFCQQTGLDYVSCSPYRVPYARVAAAQAVIAVRKNSHSSPIH, encoded by the coding sequence ATGTCGGCTGAACAAATTACAGAGAAGCAGGTCTACCTGTTTGAAGAAGGAAACGCCTCTATGGTCAAGCTCTTAGGAGGAAAAGGCGGGAATCTGGCTGAGATGACAGCACTCGGGCTGCCTATTCCGCCGGGATTTACGATCACCACGGATGCATGCAAAAGCTATTACAAGCAAGGAGGCCGATTGACCGCTGAGCTGCAGTCTGAGATCAAAGGAGCCATTGTAGCCCTGGAAAAAGTGAAGGACTGCCGGTTCGGTGACGCCAATCAGCCGCTGCTGGTATCCGTCCGTTCCGGTTCGGTCACATCCATGCCGGGTATGATGGACACCATCCTGAACCTGGGTCTGAACGATGAAACCGTGGCGGGGCTGGCCCGGCAGACTGCAAGTGAGAGCTTTGCCTATGACTGTTACTGCCGGCTCATCGCGATGTACGGCCAGATTGTTCTGGGCATCCCCGGCTTTTTGTTCAGCCGCCAATTAGAGAACCTGAAGCTTCATTCAGGCCGCGAAAGCGATGGGGAAGTAAGCGCTGGGGAATGGAAGCAGTTAACGGGTGCGTATAAGCTGCTTGTTAAGGAGCATAGCGGGATTGACTTCCCGCAGGATGTCGATCAGCAGCTCAATATGGCTGTCAAGGCGGTGTTCCGCAGCTGGAATAACGCACGGGCCAAAGTTTACCGCAAACTATACTCGATTCCTCATGATCAGGGAACAGCAGTGAATGTGCAGGCCATGGTCTTTGGAAACCGTGGTGAGGATTCCGGTACCGGCGTTCTGTTTACGCGCAACCCGTCTACCGGAGCCAAGGAATTGTATGGCGAGTACCTGATTCATGCACAGGGTGAAGATGTGGTGGCCGGTATCCGGACACCCCGCAGACTGACGGAGCTGCGGGAGAATATGCCGGAGGTCTACGATCATCTTGCCGCTTTGGCTAATGGGCTGGAGGCACATTACAGGGATATGCAGGATATCGAATTTACAATAGAAAATCGTACATTGTACCTGCTTCAGACCCGCAGCGGCAAACGTACCGCCCAGGCGGCAGTGAAAATTGCCGTAGATCTGTACGAGGATGGAATGATCCTTAAGGAAGAAGCTGTCAGCCGGATTGATGCCGGTCATCTGGATCAGCTGCTGCACCGTTCCATATCTCCGCTGGAGGAACTGAAGCCCTTGGCTGCCGGACTTCCGGCTTCGCCCGGCGGAGCATCCGGGATGATTGCGCTGGATGCTGAAACAGCAGAAGCGTGGAAGAGGAAAGGAAATCAGGTCATGCTTGTCAGCACCGAGACATCACCTGAGGATATTCATGGCATCCTCGCCGCCGAAGGCGTGCTTACCGCCCGGGGAGGAATGACTAGCCATGCGGCGGTTGTGGCAAGGGGCATGGGCAAGCCCTGTGTCTGCGGGTGCGAGGAGCTGACTATAGATGCGGATCAGCGGATCATTTATTTGGGGGAGAACATTCTGAAAGAAGGAGACATCCTCTCGATTGATGGTACATCCGGCCGGGTATATGCCGGGAATGTACCGCTGAGCGATCCGGAGATGACCCCTGAGCTGCTGAAGCTGCTAAGTCTGGCGGATGAGATCAGGGAGCTGAAGATTTATGCCAATGCAGATACGCCGCAGGATGCCCGTATCTCAAGGGAGCTGGGAGCTGAGGGAATAGGGTTGTGCCGGACGGAGCATATGTTCTTCTCGGCTGCCCGGCTGCCCGCTGTGCAGTCCATGATCCTCGCCGAGAGCCGGGAGGAGCGGCTGAGCCTGCTGGAGCGTATCCTTCCCATGCAGCAGTCCGACTTCGAGGATATGTTCATGGAAATGGATGGATTGCCGATGACTATCCGGCTGCTGGACCCGCCGCTTCATGAATTTTTGCCTAATCTGGAGCAGCTCGGAGAACAGCTGCGGAGATTGCAGCTGGCAGGCGGAGATTCGGAAGAGCAGAAGCGCCTGAAGCGGATGATTGCCAGGATCCGCAGCATGCAGGAGAAAAATCCAATGCTGGGCCTGCGTGGCTGCCGGCTTGGCATTCAATTCCCGGAAATCTATGATATGCAGATTGAGGCCGTTTTCCGGGCGGCCAAACTTGCAGTACAGAGAGGAATTGAAGTGCGGCCGGAAATTATGATCCCGCTGGTAGGAGACCCGGGTGAGCTTAAGGAACTGCGGATGCTGGTGGATAAAGTGGCTTCAGAAGTGCTTGGAGAAGCGTTCAAGTCGATTACCTATGGGGTGGGTACTATGATTGAAGTGCCGCGGGCCGCTGTTCTGGCCGGCAGGATTGCCGAGCATGCGGATTTCTTCTCCTTCGGTACTAACGATTTAACTCAGATGACGTTCGGCTACAGCCGAGATGATGCTGAAGGCAAATTCCTGAACAGCTACCTGGACAAAAATATACTATCCGGTAATCCTTTTCAGATTCTGGATCAGGAGGGTGTAGGCAAACTTATGGAGTGGGCCGTTGCCAGGGGGAGGGAGAAGAAACCCTTTCTGCAAACAGGGCTATGCGGAGAGCATGGCGGAGATCAAAGCTCAATCTTTTTCTGCCAGCAGACGGGCCTTGATTATGTGAGCTGTTCGCCTTACCGGGTACCTTATGCCCGGGTGGCAGCGGCGCAGGCGGTAATTGCCGTGCGGAAGAACAGTCATTCATCGCCAATACACTAG
- a CDS encoding NAD(P)-dependent malic enzyme codes for MNKPSGHSHVFTLRVQYRSNSDYLANLVSIAENYKGMVISAELKELRTDLTGADVAISVEQIEDQKWIEKAVNQLSGGDIVELLEEIMLLHKGGKLETTLKNPIRTKEDLSKVYTPGVAKVCQAIAQDQAQAYELTTKKNTVAVISDGTAVLGLGDIGPKAAMPVMEGKAALFKQFADVDAVPICLDTKDTEEIIAIVKALAPTFGGINLEDISSPRCFEIETRLRKELDIPVFHDDQHGTAIVVLAGLLNALKVCGKNIRDVKIVVNGVGAAGISVSKMLLRAGAVNLIGVDREGAINRRVTYNRTHWSDFAQITNPGLETGVLSDVIKGADVFIGVSAPGVLKLDDVLNMAKDPIVFAMANPTPEIDPAIAAPHVRVMATGRSDYPNQINNVLCFPGIFRGALDCEAMDINDEMKLAAAEAISSVIDPSELHEKYIIPDAFDPRVVERIRMAVAQAAFKSGVARKNLLIGIN; via the coding sequence ATGAATAAGCCCAGCGGGCATTCCCATGTGTTTACGCTTCGTGTCCAGTACCGCAGCAATAGCGATTATCTTGCGAATCTGGTGAGCATCGCCGAGAACTATAAAGGCATGGTGATAAGTGCGGAGCTGAAGGAGCTGCGCACGGACCTGACCGGTGCCGATGTCGCAATTTCCGTGGAGCAGATTGAAGATCAGAAATGGATTGAAAAAGCGGTAAACCAGTTGAGCGGAGGAGATATTGTGGAGTTATTGGAAGAAATCATGCTGCTGCACAAAGGCGGCAAGCTTGAAACAACCTTGAAAAATCCGATCCGGACCAAAGAGGACTTATCTAAAGTATACACGCCGGGAGTGGCGAAGGTTTGCCAGGCCATTGCACAGGATCAGGCCCAGGCCTATGAATTGACGACGAAAAAAAATACCGTGGCAGTCATATCCGATGGAACTGCTGTGCTGGGACTCGGGGATATTGGTCCTAAAGCGGCCATGCCGGTAATGGAAGGCAAAGCGGCACTGTTCAAGCAGTTCGCAGATGTCGACGCCGTGCCCATCTGCCTTGACACGAAAGATACGGAAGAAATTATCGCGATTGTGAAGGCACTCGCTCCTACATTCGGAGGCATTAATCTTGAAGATATTTCTTCTCCCCGCTGTTTCGAGATCGAAACGAGACTTCGAAAGGAGCTGGATATCCCGGTATTCCATGATGATCAGCATGGCACGGCCATCGTTGTGCTTGCCGGACTGCTTAACGCGCTTAAGGTATGCGGCAAAAATATCAGGGATGTCAAAATCGTGGTGAATGGCGTCGGTGCCGCAGGGATCTCCGTCTCCAAAATGCTGCTGCGTGCAGGAGCCGTAAACCTGATCGGCGTGGACCGGGAAGGTGCCATTAACCGGCGGGTGACCTATAACCGGACCCATTGGAGCGATTTTGCCCAAATCACCAATCCCGGTCTCGAAACCGGCGTTTTATCAGATGTCATCAAAGGGGCGGATGTCTTTATCGGGGTGTCTGCACCTGGTGTACTGAAACTGGATGATGTGCTGAATATGGCCAAGGATCCGATCGTGTTCGCCATGGCAAATCCTACTCCGGAAATCGATCCCGCGATTGCTGCGCCGCATGTGAGAGTAATGGCAACAGGCCGTTCCGACTATCCGAACCAGATTAACAATGTGCTGTGCTTCCCCGGGATTTTCAGGGGGGCGCTGGATTGTGAGGCCATGGATATCAATGACGAAATGAAGCTGGCGGCAGCAGAGGCAATCTCCTCGGTAATTGATCCGTCCGAGCTTCATGAGAAATATATCATTCCCGATGCCTTTGATCCGCGGGTGGTTGAAAGAATCCGCATGGCTGTTGCCCAGGCAGCGTTCAAAAGCGGTGTAGCCAGAAAAAACCTGCTGATCGGCATTAACTAA
- a CDS encoding 2-hydroxycarboxylate transporter family protein, with translation MQKAIQTPLSVPEHQHVPEQGKQSFGRRILQLKVGVIPLPLYVVFALIIVAASVLGELPNDMIGGFAVIIVLGVLLSDLGFKLPVLKNIGGPAILSLMIPSFMVFWNVLDPSVIESVNTLMKTSNFLYLYISILVAGSITGMNRTTLISGFIRIFIPMMAGTVVAVGAGLGVGMLLGYSAHRTLFYIIVPIIGGGVGEGILPLSIAFSQILGGESGSYVAQMIPAAVIGNVFAIIGAGLLKRMADKNPSITGNGVLVKSKDGQKLGGSTYDGEKPDFLLMGAGLLFACGLFITGHLLSPFIGIPGPILMIFAAALLKVVKLLPAKIEQGAYQLYKFVSGTLTWPLMVGLGMLYIPLEDVAALISIPYIIVCATVIVAMILTGYFTGKWVNMYPVEAAIVTGCRGGLGGTGDVAILSASGRMELMPFAQISTRIGGAITVVAATLLISVWGG, from the coding sequence ATGCAAAAAGCAATTCAAACGCCACTTTCAGTACCTGAACATCAGCATGTACCGGAACAAGGCAAACAAAGTTTTGGCCGGCGGATCCTGCAATTAAAGGTGGGTGTCATTCCGCTTCCGCTGTATGTTGTATTTGCACTCATCATTGTTGCGGCATCCGTGCTAGGTGAACTGCCAAATGATATGATTGGCGGCTTTGCAGTGATTATTGTGCTCGGTGTCCTGCTCAGCGATCTCGGCTTCAAGCTTCCGGTTCTAAAAAATATCGGAGGCCCGGCAATCCTCTCGTTAATGATTCCCTCGTTCATGGTGTTCTGGAATGTGCTTGACCCTTCGGTTATCGAATCGGTCAACACGCTGATGAAGACGTCGAACTTTCTCTATCTGTATATCTCCATTCTGGTGGCCGGAAGCATTACCGGTATGAACCGCACCACATTAATCAGCGGCTTCATCCGCATCTTTATCCCGATGATGGCCGGAACCGTTGTTGCGGTAGGCGCGGGTCTGGGCGTCGGTATGCTGCTCGGCTACAGTGCGCACCGGACCTTGTTCTACATTATCGTACCTATTATAGGCGGCGGAGTCGGTGAAGGAATCCTTCCGCTGTCCATCGCATTCTCGCAGATTCTCGGCGGCGAATCGGGTTCCTATGTGGCCCAAATGATTCCGGCGGCGGTGATCGGCAATGTGTTCGCGATTATCGGTGCGGGACTGCTTAAGAGGATGGCTGACAAAAATCCGTCGATTACCGGCAATGGCGTACTGGTGAAATCGAAGGATGGACAGAAGCTGGGCGGAAGCACCTATGACGGTGAAAAGCCGGACTTCCTGCTGATGGGCGCCGGGCTGCTGTTCGCCTGCGGATTATTTATTACCGGACATCTGCTGTCTCCCTTTATCGGTATTCCGGGTCCGATTCTGATGATCTTTGCAGCGGCGCTGCTGAAAGTAGTGAAGCTGCTGCCGGCCAAAATTGAGCAGGGCGCTTACCAGCTCTACAAATTTGTCTCCGGCACGTTGACCTGGCCGCTCATGGTGGGCCTTGGCATGCTGTACATTCCGCTGGAGGATGTGGCTGCCCTGATCTCCATTCCTTATATTATTGTCTGCGCTACTGTCATCGTTGCAATGATTCTCACCGGCTATTTTACCGGCAAATGGGTCAACATGTATCCCGTAGAAGCGGCAATAGTAACCGGCTGCCGCGGCGGCCTTGGCGGAACGGGCGATGTGGCAATTCTGTCAGCGTCCGGACGGATGGAGCTGATGCCTTTCGCACAGATCTCTACGCGTATCGGAGGAGCGATTACGGTTGTTGCAGCAACGCTGCTCATCTCCGTATGGGGCGGCTGA
- a CDS encoding response regulator: MIKVLIVEDDPMVSEMNKFYLQQVEGFRAEGWASSAQEVLDMLGENVYDLILLDIYMKESNGLELLSEIRRRGLRIDVIVISAASDKESIQEALQYGAVDYLIKPFEFSRFRAALNGYKEQNRLFRTQERLNQSELDKLSRFKQERTASQELAKGFTRQTLQTIWRAVEACNCEFFSAEDISAVSGISRVSAGKYLVGLTEMGVLEMDLVYGSVGRPVQKYRISPSGRTLITQYI, encoded by the coding sequence ATGATAAAAGTACTTATTGTTGAAGATGATCCGATGGTTTCGGAGATGAATAAATTTTATCTGCAGCAGGTTGAAGGATTCCGCGCCGAAGGCTGGGCCAGCTCTGCCCAGGAGGTACTGGACATGCTGGGAGAGAATGTCTATGACCTGATTCTGCTGGATATTTACATGAAAGAGAGCAACGGGCTGGAGCTGTTGTCCGAGATTCGGCGGAGAGGCTTAAGGATTGATGTCATCGTTATTTCGGCGGCAAGCGACAAGGAAAGCATTCAGGAAGCCCTGCAATACGGAGCTGTGGACTATCTGATTAAGCCGTTTGAATTCTCCAGATTCCGCGCCGCCCTGAACGGATATAAGGAGCAGAACCGGCTGTTCCGCACCCAGGAGCGGCTGAACCAGTCTGAGCTGGACAAGCTGTCCAGATTCAAGCAGGAGCGGACTGCTTCACAGGAGCTGGCCAAGGGATTCACCCGTCAGACACTGCAGACGATCTGGAGAGCGGTTGAGGCCTGCAATTGCGAGTTTTTTTCTGCGGAGGACATATCGGCTGTATCCGGAATTTCCCGGGTTTCTGCCGGTAAGTATCTGGTCGGGCTGACGGAGATGGGTGTGCTGGAAATGGATCTGGTCTATGGGAGCGTCGGCAGGCCGGTACAGAAATACAGGATCTCACCCAGTGGGAGAACGCTGATAACCCAATACATTTAA